In one Corallococcus sp. EGB genomic region, the following are encoded:
- a CDS encoding type I polyketide synthase, which yields MSEQAEASEEAVAIVGMSGRFPGAASVDALWRNVRDGVESFVALDDSDLEAAGVDPALSSRQGYVRAAYPLEGVDTFDAAFFGMSPRAAELLDPQHRLFLECAWEALEHAGYDAESWPKAVALFAGTGAPAYLYSQLIPQRELLGAVGTYQVGISNEKDFLPTRVAHKLGLRGPCVAVQTACSSSLVAVHLACQSLLSGESSLALAGGVSLSLPQRAGYLAQEGDILSPDGHCRAFDARAQGTVRGSGAGIVVLKRLSDALAQGDTIHAVIRGSAVNNDGAGRAGYTAPSAEGQAAVISEALGVAGVKPGDIQYVEAHGTATPLGDPIEVSALNQAFRAQANAPGTIALGSLKTNIGHLDTAAGVAGLIKVVMALRHHQLPPSLHFERPNPVIDFAAGPFFVNAALRPWESRGTTRRAGVSSFGIGGTNAHVILEEAPANATAPTARTSHLLLLSARSEAALDAATGQLASHLEQHPDLELADVAHTLMVGRRRFEHRRALVCRDGEDARRVLASRDESRLLTCHETAVERQAAFLFPGQGAQFAGMARGLHEQLPVFRKHLDTCCDLLAPMLKLDLRQLLLARTGDVEAERQLRRTALTQPALFVVSHALARTWMAWGVKPRAMLGHSVGEYVAACLAGALRLEDALSLIAARGALIEQLPPGAMLSVSLPEADVQDLLAPDLSLAAVNAPSMCVVSGPLESVDRLAARLEQRGVACRRLHTSHAFHSSMMEPILGAFAERLRAVRWSEPTLPWVSNVTGSWITPAQACSPEYWVEHLRRPVRFAQGMRTLLEEPSRALLEVGPGNTLATLARRASPPPEVVVASMRHAHESCSDLDALLSAAGRLWLSGVRLDGTKLYASEARRRVPLPTYPFERHRYWVEAVSAKDAPDARGRVTKRPESAGWFHTPAWKQARRQEPASANGGWLLFVDGPGAAVAERLRRGGASVVEVVPGSDFLPLGPGRFALDGTRPEHHAWLLEALGETRPERVAFLDGWALADHAPGSAARVEAALARGFYPPLYLARAMEARWPGAVTSLTVVTAGAHDVTGEESLDPAQALALGPCRVLPQELGPGWRCRAVDIPVPPKEGGPGARLWLDALVAELESDPRDAVVALRGRHRWVEDFAPVSLPDVSTRGLLRDGGVYLITGGLGRMGLALASRLVTQARARLVLVGRTRLPARDAWAAWQAEHGPDDATSRKLCALEDLERQGAEVLLVSADVTRDEDCQRMVAQARERFGALHGVIHAAGVVGTPANVLVSEVAPSRCGLLFEAKVHGLLALSRALKSEALDFVMLQSSLSTVLGGLGFAAYASANHFLDAFAAEQARQGGTPWLAVDWDGWTEEAGRLGLTLEEGARAFQRILGLGEAGRILVSTGDLSARRSRGNVPAEPGAAAEGTGGTSRARPSSAHARPALGTPYVAPEDAIQRQIAELWQELLGVDRVGIHDDFFELGGHSLLGMQVVSRLRELFSVEVSIRGLFETPTVMGVVNAVLEAQASQVDAGRLEALLAEMEKAP from the coding sequence ATGAGTGAGCAGGCCGAAGCCTCGGAGGAAGCCGTCGCCATCGTCGGCATGAGTGGCCGTTTCCCTGGCGCGGCGAGCGTGGACGCGCTCTGGCGCAACGTGCGGGACGGCGTGGAGTCCTTCGTCGCGCTCGACGACAGCGACCTGGAGGCGGCTGGCGTGGACCCGGCGCTCTCCTCCCGGCAGGGCTACGTCCGCGCGGCCTATCCGCTGGAGGGCGTGGACACGTTTGACGCGGCCTTCTTCGGCATGAGTCCGCGCGCGGCGGAGCTCCTCGACCCGCAGCATCGGCTCTTCCTCGAGTGCGCCTGGGAGGCGCTGGAGCATGCGGGCTATGACGCCGAGTCCTGGCCCAAGGCGGTGGCCCTGTTCGCCGGCACCGGCGCGCCCGCGTACCTCTACTCGCAGCTGATCCCCCAGCGGGAGCTGCTCGGGGCGGTCGGCACGTACCAGGTGGGCATCAGCAACGAGAAGGACTTCCTTCCCACTCGCGTCGCGCACAAGCTGGGCCTGCGGGGGCCGTGTGTCGCCGTGCAGACCGCGTGCTCTTCGTCGCTCGTGGCCGTCCACCTGGCCTGCCAGTCCCTGCTGTCGGGCGAGTCCAGCCTGGCGCTCGCGGGCGGGGTGTCCCTCTCGCTTCCGCAGCGCGCCGGCTACCTGGCCCAGGAGGGAGACATCCTTTCCCCGGACGGGCACTGCCGCGCCTTCGACGCCCGGGCCCAGGGCACCGTGCGCGGCTCGGGCGCGGGCATCGTCGTCCTCAAGCGGCTGTCGGACGCCCTTGCGCAAGGGGACACCATCCACGCCGTCATCCGCGGCTCCGCGGTCAACAACGACGGCGCGGGGCGCGCGGGCTACACAGCGCCGAGCGCGGAGGGCCAGGCCGCCGTCATCTCCGAGGCGCTCGGTGTGGCCGGCGTGAAGCCCGGGGACATCCAGTACGTCGAGGCCCACGGGACGGCGACGCCGCTGGGCGACCCCATCGAGGTCTCCGCCCTCAACCAGGCCTTCCGCGCGCAGGCGAACGCGCCGGGCACCATCGCGTTGGGCTCGCTGAAGACGAACATCGGCCACCTGGACACCGCCGCGGGCGTCGCCGGGTTGATCAAGGTCGTGATGGCGCTGCGCCACCATCAGCTTCCCCCCAGCCTGCACTTCGAACGCCCCAACCCGGTCATCGACTTCGCGGCCGGCCCGTTCTTCGTCAACGCCGCGCTGCGCCCCTGGGAGTCGCGCGGCACGACGCGGCGGGCAGGCGTCAGCTCCTTTGGCATCGGCGGCACCAACGCGCACGTCATCCTGGAGGAGGCGCCCGCCAACGCGACCGCGCCCACCGCGCGGACGTCGCACCTGCTGCTGCTTTCGGCGCGCAGCGAAGCAGCGCTGGACGCGGCGACAGGACAGCTCGCGTCCCATCTGGAGCAGCATCCGGACCTGGAGCTGGCGGATGTGGCGCACACGCTGATGGTGGGCCGCCGCCGCTTCGAACACCGGCGTGCGCTGGTCTGCCGCGACGGTGAGGACGCGCGGCGGGTGCTCGCCTCGCGCGATGAGTCCCGGCTGCTCACCTGTCACGAGACCGCCGTGGAGCGTCAAGCGGCCTTCCTGTTCCCGGGACAGGGCGCCCAGTTCGCGGGCATGGCGCGCGGCCTCCACGAACAGCTCCCGGTGTTCCGCAAGCACCTGGACACGTGCTGTGACCTCCTGGCGCCAATGCTCAAGCTGGACCTGCGTCAGCTCCTGCTGGCTCGGACCGGGGACGTGGAGGCGGAGCGCCAGTTGCGCCGGACGGCGCTCACCCAGCCCGCGCTCTTCGTCGTGTCCCATGCGCTGGCCCGCACCTGGATGGCCTGGGGCGTGAAACCCCGGGCGATGCTGGGACACAGCGTGGGGGAGTACGTCGCGGCCTGCCTGGCGGGAGCGCTCCGGCTGGAGGACGCGTTGTCGCTCATCGCCGCTCGCGGAGCGCTCATCGAACAGCTCCCCCCGGGCGCCATGCTCTCCGTGTCGCTGCCGGAGGCCGACGTCCAGGACCTGCTGGCGCCAGACCTGTCGCTGGCGGCTGTCAACGCGCCTTCGATGTGCGTGGTATCGGGGCCACTGGAGTCCGTGGACCGCCTGGCCGCGCGCCTGGAACAGCGTGGCGTCGCGTGCCGGCGGCTGCACACGTCGCACGCCTTCCACTCGTCGATGATGGAGCCCATCCTGGGCGCCTTCGCGGAGCGCCTCCGCGCGGTGCGCTGGTCCGAGCCCACGCTCCCGTGGGTGTCCAACGTCACCGGATCGTGGATCACCCCCGCGCAGGCATGCAGCCCGGAGTACTGGGTGGAGCATCTGCGCCGTCCGGTGCGCTTCGCGCAAGGAATGCGGACGCTGTTGGAGGAGCCGTCGCGCGCGCTGCTGGAGGTCGGGCCGGGCAACACGCTCGCGACGCTGGCGCGGCGGGCCTCTCCGCCGCCGGAGGTGGTGGTCGCGTCCATGCGCCACGCCCACGAGTCCTGCTCGGACCTGGACGCCCTGCTGAGCGCCGCGGGGCGGCTGTGGTTGTCCGGGGTGCGTCTGGACGGGACGAAGCTGTATGCGTCCGAAGCCCGGCGGCGCGTGCCCCTGCCCACCTATCCTTTCGAGCGCCACCGCTACTGGGTGGAGGCGGTATCCGCGAAGGACGCGCCCGACGCGCGCGGCAGGGTGACCAAGCGGCCGGAGTCCGCGGGCTGGTTCCACACGCCTGCCTGGAAGCAGGCCCGGCGCCAGGAGCCCGCGAGCGCGAACGGCGGATGGTTGCTTTTCGTGGACGGGCCGGGAGCGGCGGTCGCGGAGCGGCTGCGCCGCGGCGGCGCCTCCGTGGTGGAGGTCGTGCCCGGGAGCGACTTCCTGCCGCTGGGGCCTGGCCGCTTCGCGCTGGATGGCACCCGGCCAGAGCACCACGCGTGGTTGCTGGAGGCGCTGGGAGAGACACGGCCGGAGCGCGTGGCGTTCCTGGATGGGTGGGCGCTCGCGGACCACGCCCCAGGGAGCGCGGCGCGCGTGGAGGCGGCGCTTGCTCGGGGCTTCTATCCGCCTCTGTATCTGGCGCGCGCGATGGAGGCCCGTTGGCCCGGAGCGGTCACGTCGCTGACCGTCGTGACCGCTGGCGCTCACGACGTCACTGGCGAGGAGTCGTTGGATCCGGCGCAGGCCCTGGCGTTGGGGCCGTGCCGCGTCCTGCCCCAGGAACTGGGGCCTGGCTGGCGCTGCCGCGCGGTGGACATCCCGGTGCCTCCGAAGGAGGGCGGACCCGGCGCGCGCCTGTGGCTGGACGCGCTGGTGGCGGAGCTGGAGTCGGACCCGCGCGACGCGGTGGTGGCGCTGCGAGGCCGTCATCGCTGGGTGGAGGACTTCGCGCCGGTGTCCCTGCCGGACGTGTCCACCCGCGGACTGCTGCGCGACGGCGGCGTCTACCTCATCACCGGAGGCCTGGGCCGCATGGGCCTGGCGCTCGCGTCGCGGCTGGTCACGCAGGCGCGGGCGCGGCTGGTGCTGGTGGGACGCACCCGGCTGCCGGCGCGTGACGCCTGGGCCGCGTGGCAGGCCGAGCACGGCCCCGACGACGCCACGTCGCGCAAGCTGTGCGCCCTGGAGGACCTGGAGCGGCAGGGGGCCGAGGTGCTGCTCGTGTCGGCGGACGTGACCCGCGACGAGGACTGCCAGCGCATGGTGGCCCAGGCTCGCGAGCGCTTCGGCGCCCTGCACGGCGTCATCCACGCCGCGGGTGTGGTCGGCACGCCGGCGAACGTGCTCGTCTCCGAGGTGGCGCCGTCGCGGTGCGGACTGTTGTTCGAGGCCAAGGTCCACGGCCTCCTCGCGCTGTCGCGCGCGCTCAAGTCCGAAGCGCTGGACTTCGTGATGCTCCAGTCGTCGCTGTCCACGGTGCTGGGGGGGCTGGGCTTCGCGGCCTATGCGTCCGCCAACCACTTCCTGGATGCCTTCGCCGCGGAGCAGGCGCGCCAGGGCGGCACGCCGTGGCTGGCGGTCGATTGGGACGGCTGGACCGAGGAGGCGGGGCGGCTGGGCCTCACGCTGGAGGAAGGGGCGCGCGCGTTCCAGCGCATCCTCGGGTTGGGAGAAGCCGGCCGCATCCTCGTCTCCACGGGAGACCTGTCGGCGCGAAGGTCGCGGGGCAACGTGCCCGCGGAGCCTGGAGCGGCGGCGGAGGGCACCGGCGGTACGTCGCGGGCCCGTCCCTCGTCGGCGCATGCGCGGCCCGCGCTGGGGACCCCGTACGTGGCTCCGGAGGATGCCATCCAGCGGCAGATCGCGGAGCTCTGGCAGGAGCTCCTGGGGGTGGACCGGGTGGGCATCCACGACGACTTCTTCGAACTGGGCGGCCACTCGCTGCTGGGCATGCAGGTGGTGTCGCGGCTGCGGGAGCTGTTCTCCGTGGAGGTGTCCATCCGGGGCCTGTTTGAAACGCCCACGGTGATGGGAGTGGTGAACGCGGTCCTCGAGGCCCAGGCATCCCAGGTGGACGCGGGCCGGCTCGAAGCACTGCTGGCGGAGATGGAGAAGGCACCATGA